The sequence TACTGAGCATTCTGGTAAATTTTGGAAGTGAAGAACTATCTTGGAACTTGATGTTTGTATTtggtttatgtttatatatgtgtaTAGATTCTCCATCTTGTATATATTATGTtctgtccctcttagaggttgacttggagaaacaggattTATATTTATCTgttggtttatatatatatatatatatatattctagccGACCTTTGCTTCGCAGGTCGAGTTTAGAGCTTGCTTATGTATCTATCTTTTGACATTCTGTTTATATACTTGTCTCTTTGGTTTTCTGTATAAGCCTTCTATCCAATCTCGTTTTGAGTGTGACGCACTTTCGGTCTTGTTTTGTTCAACCTTTTTTCCAAAGCTCCTAGTTAAACTATTCTTCATATATATCTATTtacgtattttttattttagaggtcgtagcgcctcacTACCTTTGATTTATGTCCTATGCGTAAAGCTTTCTGTAGTTGGGTGTTACATATCACGTGACCTGAcatgtcaaccaatcatcttatAACACGTGACATTAACCTTTCATGTCATCATATTACGTGGTACTTAATACGTCATCATCTAACTAATGGAAGGATCAATTTGATTTACGTTTTATCTTTTaaggactaatatgactaaaaaatcatttaagaactaatttaaaaaataaataatctttCATAGATAAATTTGACTATTAATCCATGTTATGCATACAAAAATGAAATTTAAGTTCTATACGAAAATCCAATAGTTAAGTTGTTTATGaaactaatttaatttgaatagtTATGCTTTTTATACCCAGGCCAAACGAGTTCTTCTATAGTGCCTAGAAGATGAAAGTGAGAATATTAAATGTTACAGCTAATTAATTAAGTTCCAAGGTACTTCTGTTTCAATTTGATCTTCTAGTCACTTAATCAGATATCATATTTATACAATTATATTAANNNNNNNNNNNNNNNNNNNNNNNNNNNNNNNNNNNNNNNNNNNNNNNNNNNNNNNNNNNNNNNNNNNNNNNNNNNNNNNNNNNNNNNNNNNNNNNNNNNNNNNNNNNNNNNNNNNNNNNNNNNNNNNNNNNNNNNNNNNNNNNNNNNNNNNNNNNNNNNNNNNNNNNNNNNNNNNNNNNNNNNNNNNNNNNNNNNNNNNNNNNNNNNNNNNNNNNNNNNNNNNNNNNNNNNNNNNNNNNNNNNNNNNNNNNNNNNNNNNNNNNNNNNNNNNNNNNNNNNNNNNNNNNNNNNNNNNNNNNNNNNNNNNNNNNNNNNNNNNNNNNNNNNNNNNNNNNNNNNNNNNNNNNNNNNNNNNNNNNNNNNNNNNNNNNNNNNNNNNNNNNNNNNNNNNNNNNNNNNNNNNNNNNNNNNNNNNNNNNNNNNNNNNNNNNNNNNNNNNNNNNNNNNNNNNNNNNNNNNNNNNNNNNNNNNNNNNNNNNNNNNNNNNNNNNNNNNNNNNNNNNNNNNNNNNNNNNNNNNNNNNNNNNNNNNNNNNNNNNNNNNNNNNNNNNNNNNNNNNNNNNNNNNNNNNNNNNNNNNNNNNNNNNNNNNNNNNNNNNNNNNNNNNNNNNNNNNNNNNNNNNNNNNNNNNNNNNNNNNNNNNNNNNNNNNNNNNNNNNNNNNNNNNNNNNNNNNNNNNNNNNNNNNNNNNNNNNNNNNNNNNNNNNNNNNNNNNNNNNNNNNNNNNNNNNNNNNNNNNNNNNNNNNNNNNNNNNNNNNNNNNNNNNNNNNNNNNNNNNNNNNNNNNNNNNNNNNNNNNNNNNNNNNNNNNNNNNNNNNNNNNNNNNNNNNNNNNNNNNNNNNNNNNNNNNNNNNNNNNNNNNNNNNNNNNNNNNNNNNtaatttcattattattttatagccGATATTTTAGATTTATTCGTTTTGGGTTTATTTCTTTAGAGTGGCATCCGTATAGCATCTCATCAAAAGAAGAAACTAAGATTCAACCACAAAGTCTATTTTCTTAAAAGTAGGAATGGtccaacaaatttttaaaaaatgcagACTCTAAATTCTAgctttttaatataaataaataaaaaatcacatttattcTCTAAATATGTGGGAATTAAAAGTGTTCTAAAAATACGCATGACATTTTCCAACCCTCCGCTGAACACGAATTTGGTCAATGGGACCAAGATATTATGGGTGCCCACTAAATGAGCAATTAAAGGGGGACAAACACGAAATGGGATCCAATTTATGGGTACTAAACACGAAATGAAATAACTAAGGTGTACCGCATGTGAAATGGATTCTGGATTTGTTTCTCTGTGCCACTCACTGCATCATGATGCTGAGCAATTGCTAAAGCTTCTGCTAGCAAATTAGTATTTGGTCTAGATGTGTTCCTCCCTTTGAAAAATTCTAATTGTCTTGCTGTCTAAATGtcaacaagaaagtaacaaatgttctaagaaggaagtATGAGAGAGCTCACAAAGATGACAACAGACTAACTTACAGGTAAAAAATGAGCATAAGATTTTACCTGATAGTAACCACTCATCACTCTCACATAACCCTTTAAAGCTATCCTACTTGTAAAATAGGCAGTCCAATATGCATTCGATTTATCAGTATATCTGAAATTATGTATCTTGAATTAAAACTGATCTATTTCAATAATGTATAGAAATTTTAGGAGAAAAAGAAATTATGGAAAGTGACAGAATGGTAGTGGTGATGAACTGCCTTCCTCCTGTTTGCAAGTTAAAGTAGAGGAAACGACTGTTTATTACGTTATTTGAATTATAAGGTTATCAGTGTAGATAGATGGTGTTGAATATAATGCATTGACGCGTCCATCCTGAGTGTATGACCCAATTCGTGTGTGCCGCCTCTGTATTGGTCCATTTCGTTGCTGCCGAGCCTGAGCTGCCCCATTTCGCAGGCGCCTGTCATGAGGATGTCCATTTCGCGTCTGCCGTCATTGGGGTGGTTGGTCAACCCATGTCAGCACCATTTCATGGGTGCCATCCTTGAGTTGGAGGCAAAATCTATTTCGCGGGGCGCCTAACTTAAAATGGCCATGCGTATTTTTATAACACTTTTTATCCCTACGTATTTAGGgaataaatatattttctttatttatttatataaaaaagccaTAAATTCTTGTATCTCCATCAATGATGTACAGATACTGATATAAACACAAAATACGGCACGATACAGaatatacaaattttaaaatcttataagacacaAGGATACGTCATATATAGAAAGcgtaaagtattttttagataaattacaatgatattttaatattttattaatattaaaataaaaaattattttttaactatttttaatgttttttaattatataaagtatttaaaatattttttattttaataaataataatatatattatttttaaatttatttcaagaatacgTGTTAAGAATAAGACTTGACATGTTGACACGTGATTGTATTTAGATATGTCCAAGCGTGTTCGaaaaagaatttttattttttatctagaCATTGTTGGATACAGCAGACATGCGTGTCAGACGAATGTCAATGAGTGTCGTATTCAAAATGTATCCGACACGTGGACATGATAACTCaacgaagtgtccgtgcttcataacTCTCCACAATCCCACTTAAATTTACAAATGTTTTTCatgcaatattaaaaaaaaaatattaaaataaaatagaatttaaatgataaaaaattaaaataaaacaaaatgacATGAATTGAAATAAGAAAGttacattaaaattgaaatagaaaataaaagagaTAGATTGACATTGAATATAAAGAAAATTACTATACTTTCTATCAAATTTCTTGATACAACAAGAAAGGGACTTCTCAACCTTCTATCCAACTTTCCGATACAACAAGAGATGAACTCACTCAACCTTACTTGGACACACCATGGCTTCATCATAAAACCAAAAGGGGGGGGAGGGGGTTCACACCTCTAATCATGCGGCTACAATAGTTTATGAGGTATTTATAAGGTCtaattaggttaaaacaaagaaaatcctTAACTCACAAGTCACAACATATAAAGTCCAATCtattaactaaataaacaaaatcaaaatacaccaaattaaattgaatattctaaaaatataaactaataaaatCTTTTAAATACTATTTGAACTCTTTATATCACGAatatttgaagcacgtatcattaNNNNNNNNNNNNNNNNNNNNNNNNNNNNNNNNNNNNNNNNNNNNNNNNNNNNNNNNNNNNNNNNNNNNNNNNNNNNNNNNNNNNNNNNNNNNNNNNNNNNNNNNNNNNNNNNNNNNNNNNNNNNNNNNNNNNNNNNNNNNNNNNNNNNNNNNNNNNNNNNNNNNNNNNNNNNNNNNNNNNNNNNNNNNNNNNNNNNNNNNNNNNNNNNNNNNNNNNNNNNNNNNNNNNNNNNNNNNNNNNNNNNNNNNNNNNNNNNNNNNNNNNNNNNNNNNNNNNNNNNNNNNNNNNNNNNNNNNNNNNNNNNNNNNNNNNNNNNNNNNNNNNNNNNNNNNNNNNNNNNNNNNNNNNNNNNNNNNNNNNNNNNNNNNNNNNNNNNNNNNNNNNNNNNNNNNNNNNNNNNNNNNNNNNNNNNNNNNNNNNNNNNNNNNNNNNNNNNNNNNNNNNNNNNNNNNNNNNNNNNNNNNNNNNNNNNNNNNNNNNNNNNNNNNNNNNNNNNNNNNNNNNNNNNNNNNNGCTACAActtttaaagttttaaagttttaagaaattatatgtaaaccacaaactctaaattATTTAAGgccattttaataaaaatactaaaaatatttttttaaaaaatgtttatATGATCATATTATTATTGGACGTCTTTATTAAactggttaataatttattttttaataaatcagaacAAAATTGATTTATTATGGCAACAATAATAAATCCAATTGTCCATATTATACTTAATAGACTCGACTCGATCCGATCGATttacataatttgaaccaaattatgcttaaatttttgaaaaaaaaagataaatatattccTAATTTTTTGTTTCGCGGACATTTAaattcctaaaattttaaaaatacaattaggtCATTGGAAAAAAAACACCCTAACCCTAACACTTTGTTTGGATGTTTGAtggaaaataagaggaaagaaaatgaaaagaaagaaaatgaaaggaaaaaTGGATTTCTTTGTATGTTGTTTGGATGTAGAGAAAatggataaaaagaaaataagagagaaaatTATAATAGAGTAAAATTACTTTATTACccttacatatattatatataaattataatttattaatatatttaaattattttttcaataaaaaaatctttcaaattatttttcaaaattttaaatgtcATAAACAAAaagttatatatttatttttcaaacaaaTACATATATTAAAACACCAATTAGAAGAAAAAATTAGAGTGAGTTaggaattttattttttgttattgaaaGGGTAAATATGAAATTTAACATTGTTTTCCATCCCTTTTCAGTTTTCATCGCAGgaataagaagaaaaaatttaTATGGACCCCACATCTACTTTTTTATTTTCCACCCATTTTCCACTCTaattcaaacaaagaaaaatggaCTTTTCTATCCATTTTTCTCCCCTTTCATTTTTCTTCCTTTCAAAATCTGCTGTTCCAAACATAGTGTAAGCACAAGTCCAATCTCTCACTAATCTCCCAATTTGACtcagaaaaagaggaaaaaaaaaaaacttagccCTTAATAGACAAGACAATTTCTCCGTTGGAAACGAATTGGGGAACAAAATCTTCTTGCAGAAGATGAGGACGGAGACCCGAAAAACAAAAAGGACCAAGACGGAAATAGAGGTCCTCACCTCGTAGGAACCCATATAATCTTCGTCATAACAAAGGACCAAAATGTCCTTCATATACATATATTAGTTTCTGTAACCCAGAAATAGAAATAGTAAGAGTACTCGAATTCGCAGATATCACCCCATCCCTTATCCGGTCGGGACGAGTTAAGATCGAGGCGGGGTGTGTTAGCGGGACGGGGCGACCTCGAcccggtatatatatatatatatatatgaaaattaataaatattaatactatataaataatttttttgaagtaATTTTAGAGTTTTACCCTAAATCCCTAAGAGCACCTCCAACGGTGAGTCCCTTATTTACTTTTTTCTGACACACAGGGACTGAAATCATTGGAGAGTAAATGAGTCCTTGCACAAGTCTCAAAAAGAAGGAGTTTTTCTTTAGAGAGACTCTATATCACTAATAATAACTTGTCACGTGGCaagttatttttaaataataattaattaattaattatattaaataattattaattaattaattataatttaattatttaatataattattatttttttataataatattttttaaatttataaatttaaaaaatattattataaaaaaataataattatattaattttaattattttaattaattaattaagtgaaactacagtaaaaattaaaattaattctttctaatagaaatgagaaaaatgttgaatttttatttttatttatagttTATGATGTAAAAACTGATTTGGATTTACTTTTTAACCATAAATAAAGATTGAGATGATTTCTCTAAACGGAGATGGTCTAATCTTCCTGAAATGGTGAGAGGCGGAGAGCACAGAGCATTGAGAGCAGAGCTTCTTCTCCAAGACTCCAACGCCGGAATTAACCCGTCAGCTGCCGTCAgaagagcttcttcttcttcactatgTGAGTGAGTGAGACGGTGAGACCAGATACCAGAGCACCAaagcttcttcttctccaacgcCTGAACTTACCCGTCGTCCTCCCGTCATCGTCGCAGCTTCCATTGACAGCATCGCTGTCTTCCGTTGACCGCTTCATTTCTGGGCCAGAAACCCTTGCCTCCTCTATTATTCGTTCTTTTCTTCAGTCACATGAAAGTGTTGAAACCCTAACCTCTCTACTCTCCAGAAGTCCACCTCTCTTCTTCCAAATCTCACCGCCGGCCGCCGCCTCCCAAAACCCCTTCACCGTCGCACTCTCCCAAAACCCCGTCAACGTTGTCGCTGTCTTCACGCGTCATAGATGTTGTAGCAGGACTGCAGGAGCGTCGATTTAACTTAAAAATTTGTTAATTTCTGTGATCTCTGTAAGATCTGTGATTCATGTGATTTTTGCGATTTTCTGTAATTCCTGTGATTTACCTTGAAGCATTTGttaatttaatttctgtcataTCTATGATTTTTTGCAATTTCTGTGATTTTTTGCAGAAGTAGCCGGTCCCGAGGCTGATTGTTGGAACCAAATAGAGATGGGCATGTCTCCCTTGACAATTTCAAAATGGTTATCTACTACTTTACTATTAACTCTTGCAAGTGTTGTTATGATTGATAATGTGGAGTTATATTTGTGTGTTGTGTGTGATGATCATATCCTTCAGTAATCTTGCTAGCTTCTGCATATTTTTAACCATAGATATCAACATGAACATGTACTTTGAAAGGTCGTGGTCAATTGGTCATGCATTCCTCCCATCATTTCTTTAGGACTTTTTCCGTCGTTGATTaagtttaaatttgaaatttgtagGCTCTTGCACCTCATGCCACTGATGCCATGAGGGAGTCAAGGGTTCTCGAAATCATACATGCCGTGAGCTATTCCCATTGCTTTAAGAGGGTGTTAAGGTGTTAACAACTTTGATTGATAAGAGAAAGGAAAGGAATGAAAAAGTTTAACTTTTAAAAGAGATTTATTCGAAGAGTTTTTAATATTCTCATTTCATAATTCCTCCACATCAGTAAGTTGTTTAAATGCCAAAatgctaattaattaattagctaATTATTAACCAGATTTCAAATGATACACCTATATGTTTCACTTAGTTTAAATTGTGATTAGCTTGCTTTAAATTGTAGCCTGGACTAGATAGATTAGAAGCCTAAGCTATGATTGAATTATAGAGCACTAGCCGACACTAAAATTGGAGAGTATTGTTTAAATAAATTGACtaagttaaatttaaaattcgaagGTAGCTAAAATTTAAATCACTGCACTTTGATTTTAATTTGTTGAAATTCGTTGCTGAAAATATCACTGAACTAGTTTTTTTGGCTGAAAATAATCATTTACATGAATTTGTTCCCAATTATCACCACTGAACCTTGAATAATTTGTTGAGCTAGTTTCTTTGTTGCTTAAAATCATCACTAAGATGAATTTTTTACTGATTATCACCAGTGAACTTTGAATTTGTTGCTGGCATGCTCAAATAATTACTTAGCTAAATATTGGTCGTTCTTACCAAGTTGACCCTGTTTCTGATGGTGAGGAACCATACAATGAATTggcaaaaaataatttcaaattaaTTCACGAATGGAGTGATTGAAAAATTTCAAACCTACTTAATTAAATAGCAGAAGTGGAATGAAGTCATTGAAAATGTCAAAGTGGGAGTtggtttttagattttttttttatctatattACTTTTTTTCAGTCAGATTGCTTATAGTTTGAagctaaattaaattaattttttgttatttgaaaCATTGATATCATGTTGATCAGTTGTAAATGCACCTCATTGTGGGAAAATTGTTCGTTTTTTCACATGGTGGTCAACTTAGCGAGAGAGACTATGCTACTGTTGATTGATGCAGAGGAGAATTGGTGTATGGAATATTTTTGAAAGAATGGTTTCCTAAGTCAGATCTTATGAAGGCTGAAGAAACAGTGAAAAAAATTAAGAAGTTGAAAATTCCGGTTTTAATTTCAGTTTTGAATGCATTTGTTTGGATGTACGGAGGCAATATGGAAGTAGAAGGGGTTGTCATTATCAGAATTGACAAACAAGAATCTCAAATTGACTGAAAAATGTAGTCCAAATATTCCGTGAATTAATTTAAGATTTTTTCTTGTCAATTCCGATAACCATAATCCCTTCTACTTCCGTGTTAGCCTCTCGTACATCCAAACAAATGTATTCAAATCCGAAATTAAAATTGGGATTTTTaacttcttcattttttttttttcactatttcTTCGGCCTTCATAAGGTTTGAATTAGAGAAACATTCTTTCAAGAATGCCCCGTACACTAATTCTCCTTGGTATGATTTCGGGATTCCATCTATATATAGTTCTGCATCAATCTAGCGAAACCTTGGACAATTGTGACATGGTCTTTTTCGCTTGTCAAAAAACAACGAACAATAATATGAATGTTCCAAATGACATGTatagaaattaatttaatttatttttaaactaGAAGCAGCCTTGACTGAAAAAGGTAATCTAGATGAAAAAGGTCTAAAAACCAACTCTCACTTTGACATTTTCAATGACTATTTCACTTCCGTGATTTGATTGAGTAGGTTTGAAATTCTTCAATTACTCAACTATTCCTTCGTTTCATTGTGTGATTCCTCACCATCAAAAGTGGGAGGATATGTTATGATTCAGTTAAACTTTTGTGAACACTATTTTTTATGTTTGCACTCCTGTTTATGTCATCATACATGTTAAGACTTAAATAGTTACATAAGCAACaccataagaagaaaaaaaataaataaattatagttTAATGATGTTGTCATTTGCTAGTATATATTATAACCTCTCATTCAATCAAAGAAACAAATGCAATTTCTACAAAATATATACTTTCACAGTTGATTATTTTAGGCCAAAGGATGATGATGTATTAGATGCGATTACAACACGTATGTTTCGGAATATCTGGATATATGTAGAAGCAGACTAAAAATCATCATTTGCAATTTTTCATAGATTAATACAATCTCTACTAGAACAATGAAAACGAGATTAGAAATAATTTAGAGTCACAAAttgcaaaaaagaagaaaaaatggtcACTCTTGGTAATTGTAATTATCAAGCATTTGCTTCAGGACCAGGTTTTGCATTCAGAAGTGGCTGGAGAGCTTTGACTACAATAGTCATGTTTGGCCTGAAATCTGCTTCATACTGAACACAAAGTGCTGCAACCGCTGCCAACTACATATATCCACATAAATAATCACTTAGTCTCAAATGCAGTTATATGAAATATTTTGGACATTTATGAATCTATATGAACTTAAGTGAAAGACTAAAAACTAAAGGAACTAACCTTAGCAACTGCCTTTGGGGGATAGTCATCGTTTAGCTTAGGATCCACACATTGTTTCACTTTGTCCTCACTCAACCTTGGAGTTgcctgaattttttttttttaattttccaatttttttaaagaaaaatcatATTAGTTCAAGAATATACAATATATATGGAACAATAACACAAGATAATTTAATCCTTAAATTTGCATGCATACCCAAGTTACAAGACTTTGTTGCCCTTTGGGCATTGTGTGATCTACTGGCTTTCTTCCTGTTAAGAGCTCTAAAAGCACAACTCCGAAACTGTAAACATCACTCTTCTGTGTTATCTGTCCAGTCATTGCATACCTATCATTAAGAAAAACAAAACCATGAAATTAGTTAACATTTATATTGTTTGCTTTGCATGGGATGATAAAGCTTGGGCTACAAGAAAGCACAAAAGAATGTGAAAAGTTATATATTTTGCAGAGGGATTTAGATTATAATTGAAGGGCATACTCTGGAGCATGATAGCCAAATGTTCCCAACACTCTTGTTGAATGTAGGCGAGCCGCGGTGTCAGAAGACTGGTTTGTCAAGCTGAAATCTGCAATCTTGGCGTCATAGTCATTGAAGAGTAATACATTGCTGGATCTAACATCACGGTGAACTATAGAAGGCTGACACTTTTCATGAAGATACTCAAGTCCTTTTGCCGCACCAAACGCGATTTTCGCTCTCTGATTCCAGCTTAAAACTGGACCTGGTTCAGCCCCTTGTACACCCTTCCTTCCTATAACaacaaaaagaaataacaaaagcATAGCAtaagtttcttttcttttcttttgagttttgttcttgtaACCTCTGCTCCATCCATTTTGAATAAAAGAGGTTCAACAAAATACTATTTCATCAATAGAAAAAGTTATATAATTTGGCTTACCGTGTAATATGTCATGCAAAGAACCAAGACTTGCATATTGATAAATCAAGATTTTGTTATTTGCCTCTAGACAGTATCCAATCATCTCCACAAAATTATCATGCTTCAGTCTTGAAACAACTGATAACTGCATGATCCAATGTGACGTCAGGCATTGTAGAACAACACTATTATAGGAGTCAAAACATTGCATCAATGGACATTACAATCTT is a genomic window of Arachis ipaensis cultivar K30076 chromosome B06, Araip1.1, whole genome shotgun sequence containing:
- the LOC107645397 gene encoding probable protein kinase At2g41970 isoform X1, which produces MLCCGGAEEESSGPPANQATTAPPRGGNTYGGGGNDRGEPRGNAAKTGAPQKVLPIEIPSMPLDELNRLTGNFGSKSFIGEGSYGRVYYAKLDDGTDAAIKKLDTSSSTESDTDFTAQLSVVSRLKHDNFVEMIGYCLEANNKILIYQYASLGSLHDILHGRKGVQGAEPGPVLSWNQRAKIAFGAAKGLEYLHEKCQPSIVHRDVRSSNVLLFNDYDAKIADFSLTNQSSDTAARLHSTRVLGTFGYHAPEYAMTGQITQKSDVYSFGVVLLELLTGRKPVDHTMPKGQQSLVTWATPRLSEDKVKQCVDPKLNDDYPPKAVAKLAAVAALCVQYEADFRPNMTIVVKALQPLLNAKPGPEANA
- the LOC107645397 gene encoding probable protein kinase At2g41970 isoform X2 → MEQMLQSRSWIPVLQQNLTLISQLRLKHDNFVEMIGYCLEANNKILIYQYASLGSLHDILHGRKGVQGAEPGPVLSWNQRAKIAFGAAKGLEYLHEKCQPSIVHRDVRSSNVLLFNDYDAKIADFSLTNQSSDTAARLHSTRVLGTFGYHAPEYAMTGQITQKSDVYSFGVVLLELLTGRKPVDHTMPKGQQSLVTWATPRLSEDKVKQCVDPKLNDDYPPKAVAKLAAVAALCVQYEADFRPNMTIVVKALQPLLNAKPGPEANA